From Rhea pennata isolate bPtePen1 chromosome 26, bPtePen1.pri, whole genome shotgun sequence, the proteins below share one genomic window:
- the CCDC47 gene encoding PAT complex subunit CCDC47, whose translation MKSLYIFLAALFIPWSFSLAKYDEFEDGDDIMEYDDNDFAEFEDVTEDAVTESPQRIITTEDDEEEATVELEGQDENQEDFDDADAQEGDTESEPYDDEEFEGYEEKPDASPSKSKDPITIVNVPAHLQNSWESYYMEILMVTGLLAYIMNYIIGKNKNNRLAQAWFNTHRELLESNFALVGDDGTNKEATSTGKLNQENEHIYNLWCSGRVCCEGMLIQLKFLKRQDLLNVLARMMRPACDQVQIKVTMNDEDMDTYVFAVGTRKALVRLQKEMQDLSEFCSDKPKSGAKYGLPDSLAILSEMGEVTEGMMDAKMVHFLTHYADKIESVQFSDQFSGPKLMQEEGQLTKLPETKKTLLFTFNVPGSGNTSPKDMESLLPLMSMVIYSIDKAKKFRLNREGKQKADKNRARVEENFLKLTHVQRQEAAQSRREEKKRAEKERIMNEEDPEKQRRLEEAALRREQKKLEKKQMKMKQIKVKAM comes from the exons atgaagagtttatatattttccttgCTGCCCTCTTCATCCCATGGAGTTTTTCATTGGCAAAGTATGATGAATTTGAGGATGGAGATGATATTATGGAGTATGATGATAATGACTTTGCTGAATTTGAAGATGTTACTGAAGATGCAGTCACAGAGTCTCCTCAGAGGATCATCACTACAGAAGATGATGAAGAAGAAGCCACTGTAGAACTTGAAGGTCAGGATGAGAATCAGGAAGACTTTGATGATGCAGATGCACAG GAAGGAGATACCGAGAGTGAACCATATGATGATGAGGAGTTTGAAGGCTATGAAGAGAAACCAGATGCATCTCCTAGCAAGAGTAAAGACCCTATAACAATAGTTAAT GTCCCTGCTCACCTTCAAAACAGCTGGGAGAGTTATTACATGGAGATTTTGATGGTAACAGGTCTTCTTGCTTACATCATGAATTACATCAttggaaagaacaaaaacaaccGTCTGGCTCAGGCATGGTTCAATACTCACAGGGAGCTACTAGAAAGCAACTTTGCTCTTGTTG gggatGATGGCACTAATAAAGAAGCTACAAGCACTGGGAAACTAAATCAAGAAAATGAACACATATATAACTTGTGGTGCTCTGGCAGGGTGTGCTGTGAAGGAATGCTTATCCAGCTAAAG TTCCTCAAGAGACAAGACCTACTGAATGTTCTTGCCCGCATGATGAGGCCAGCTTGTGACCAAGTG CAAATAAAAGTAACAATGAATGATGAAGATATGGACACCTATGTGTTTGCTGTTGGAACAAGGAAAGCACTGGTGCGACTTCAGAAAGAGATGCAGGACCTG AGTGAGTTCTGCAGTGATAAACCCAAGTCTGGTGCAAAATACGGGCTTCCAGATTCGCTGGCCATCTTGTCGGAGATGGGGGAGGTCACAGAGGGAATGATGGACGCAAAG ATGGTACATTTCCTCACACACTATGCTGACAAGATTGAGTCTGTCCAATTCTCGGACCAGTTCTCCGGTCCAAAACTTATGCAAGA gGAGGGTCAGCTTACAAAACTGCCCGAAACTAAAAAGACActtttgtttacatttaatG tgcctGGTTCAGGCAACACTTCCCCAAAGGATATGGAGTCTTTGCTGCCTCTGATGAGCATGGTTATTTACTCTATTGACAAAGCAAAGAAGTTCCGTCTGAACAGAGAG gGTAAACAAAAAGCTGATAAGAACAGGGCTCGAGTGGAAGAAAATTTCCTTAAGTTGACTCACGTGCAAAGACAGGAGGCTGCCCAGTCCCGTCGAGAGGAGAAAAAACGGGCAGAGAAGGAGCGAATCATGAATGAGGAGGATCCAGAAAAACAGCGTCGGCTAGAG GAAGCCGCTTTGCGGCGTGAGCAGAAGAAACTAGAGAAGAAGCAGATGAAGATGAAGCAAATCAAAGTGAAAGCTATGTGA